Genomic window (Cryptosporangium minutisporangium):
TCGACCGCGAAGCGGTCGGCGTCCTGCCGGGTGCGCCCGAACCGGGTGGCCAGCTCGACCTCCGAGCGGTACGTGACGTGGGCGATCCGCCGGGCGATGCCCAGCCCGGCGACCGGACCGGGCCCGGGGTGGTAGTCCCCACCGGCCCAGCCCGGATCGGCGCGGATCGCGTGCAGCTGTGGTGACGCCCAGGCGATCTGCTCGGCCGAGGCCGCCGCGGTGGTCGCCAGGAGCAACAGGCGCTCGACCCGGGACGGCGCCGACACGGCCCACTCCACCGCCCGCATCCCGCCCATCGAGCCACCGAGCACCGCGGCCCAGGCCGGTACGCGGAGCGCGTCGGCGAACGCGAGCTCGGCCGCGACCTGGTCCCGGACGCTCACCCGGGGCCAGCGGCTCCCCCACGGCCGTCCGTCCGGAGCCGCCGACGACGGGCCGGTGCTGCCCCGGCACCCGCCGAGGACGTTCGGCGCCACCACCCACCACCGGTCGGTGTCGACCGCTCGGCCCGGTCCGATCAGCCCGTCCCACCAGCCCGGTGTCGGATGGTCCGGATCGGCCGGACCGACGACGTGGCTGTCGCCGGTGAGGGCGTGCAGTACGAGCACCGCGTTCGACCGGTCCGGCGCCGGGGTGCCCCAGGATTCGTACGCGATCCGCACGTCCGGCAACGCACCACCGCACTCCAGAGCCAGCGGCCCCAGCGACAGGATCGGCACCTCAGGCCTTGGCTGCCCGGAACCCCGCGTCCAGATCGGCCAGCAGGTCCTCCAGCCCTTCCAGCCCGACCGCCAGCCGGACCAGCCCCGGCGTCACACCGGTGGATAGCTGCTCGGAGGGCGTCAACTGGCTGTGCGTCGTACTGGCCGGGTGGATCACCAGGCTGCGGACGTCCCCGATGTTCGCCAGGTGGCTGAACAGCTCCAGCGAGTCCACGAACCGCTTGCCCGCCTCCACGCCACCGCGCAGCTCGAACGAGACCACCGCACCCGCACCGGCGGGCAGGTACTTCTGTGCCGCGGCGTACCACGGGCTGGTCGGCAGGCCGGCGTAGTGCACGGTCTCCACTTCGTCCCGTTCGGTGAGCCACTCCGCGATCGCCTGGGCGTTCCGGACGTGCCGCTCGATCCGCAGCGACAGCGTCTCGATGCCCTGCAGGATGAGGAAGCTGTTCAGCGGCGCGATCGCGGCACCGGTGTCGCGCAGCTGCTGCACCCGGAGTTTCGCCGCGAAGGAACCGTGCCCGAGCGCGTCCCAGTACCGCAGGCCGTGGTAGCTCGGGTCCGGCTCGTGGAAATCGGGGAAGCGATCGGCATGCACACCGAAGTCGAACGTGCCACCGTCCACCACGACACCGGCGATCGCGGTGCCGTGCCCGCCGAGGTACTTGGTCGCGGAGTGGATCACGAAGTCCGCGCCGTGCTCGATCGGCCGGAGCAGGTACGGCGTCGGCACCGTGTTGTCGACGACCAGCGGTACGCCCACTTCGTGGGCGAGATCGGCGACCGCCCGGACGTCCA
Coding sequences:
- the metX gene encoding homoserine O-acetyltransferase MetX; amino-acid sequence: MWTRGSGQPRPEVPILSLGPLALECGGALPDVRIAYESWGTPAPDRSNAVLVLHALTGDSHVVGPADPDHPTPGWWDGLIGPGRAVDTDRWWVVAPNVLGGCRGSTGPSSAAPDGRPWGSRWPRVSVRDQVAAELAFADALRVPAWAAVLGGSMGGMRAVEWAVSAPSRVERLLLLATTAAASAEQIAWASPQLHAIRADPGWAGGDYHPGPGPVAGLGIARRIAHVTYRSEVELATRFGRTRQDADRFAVESYLDHHAAKLVRRFDAGSYVTLTESMNGHDVGRGRGGVADALRRITARTMVAGVDSDRLYPLAQQRELAAHIAGAGDVRVIRSPYGHDGFLIEVEQVAAIVTDLLAAPTQPAVVPGPATAGRLDGAGDGSRRRGART
- a CDS encoding bifunctional o-acetylhomoserine/o-acetylserine sulfhydrylase yields the protein MPDSPRERDTSAWSFETRQIHAGATADPATGARATPIYQTTSYVFRDTDHAAALFGLAEPGHIYTRINNPTQDVLEQRVAALEGGVSAVALASGQAAETAAILTLARSGDHFVSSASLYGGTYNLFHYTLPKLGVEVSFVEDPDDLEQWRAATRPNTKLFFAETLGNPRSNVLDVRAVADLAHEVGVPLVVDNTVPTPYLLRPIEHGADFVIHSATKYLGGHGTAIAGVVVDGGTFDFGVHADRFPDFHEPDPSYHGLRYWDALGHGSFAAKLRVQQLRDTGAAIAPLNSFLILQGIETLSLRIERHVRNAQAIAEWLTERDEVETVHYAGLPTSPWYAAAQKYLPAGAGAVVSFELRGGVEAGKRFVDSLELFSHLANIGDVRSLVIHPASTTHSQLTPSEQLSTGVTPGLVRLAVGLEGLEDLLADLDAGFRAAKA